A genomic region of Alligator mississippiensis isolate rAllMis1 chromosome 6, rAllMis1, whole genome shotgun sequence contains the following coding sequences:
- the SFXN3 gene encoding sideroflexin-3 isoform X2, whose translation MAGTLPPHIDLREPRWDQSTFAGRARHFFMVTDPRNLLLSGATLEEARRLVQDYRAGKVSAGVTEDQLWRAKYIYDSAFHPDTGEKMVLVGRMSAQVPMNMTITGCMLTFYRTTPAVLFWQWVNQSFNAIVNYTNRSGDAPITTGQLGTAYVSATTGAVVTALGLKSLTKHLPPIIGRFVPFAAVAAANCINIPLMRQRELKLGIPILDEDGNRLGESRAAARQAIAQVVVSRIGMAAPAMAIPPVIMNALEKRAFLKRYPWMNAPLQVGLVGLCLVFATPLCCALFPQKSSMRVSRLEPEVQARVREKSPRTEIVYFNKGL comes from the exons ATGGCAGGGACACTGCCCCCCCACATCGACCTCCGGGAGCCGCGATGGGACCAGAGCACCTTCGCCGGGCGCGCCCGGCACTTCTTCATGGTCACCGACCCCCGCAACCTGCTGCTGTCGGGCGCCACGCTGGAGGAAGCCCGCCGGCTGGTCCAGGATTACAg GGCCGGGAAGGTGTCCGCAGGCGTGACCGAGGACCAGCTGTGGCGGGCGAAGTACATCTACGACTCGGCTTTCCACCCCGACACGGGCGAGAAGATGGTGTTGGTCGGGCGCATGTCGGCGCAGGTGCCCATGAACATGACCATCACGGGCTGCATGCTCACCTTCTACag GACCACGCCAGCAGTGCTCTTCTGGCAGTGGGTGAACCAGTCATTCAACGCCATCGTGAACTACACCAACCGCAGTGGCGATGCCCCCATCACCACCGG gcagctgggcacgGCCTACGTGAGTGCCACCACGGGTGCGGTGGTGACGGCGCTGGGGCTCAAGTCCCTCACCAAG CACTTGCCGCCCATCATAGGCCGCTTTGTGCCCTTTGCGGCCGTGGCTGCCGCGAACTGCATCAACATCCCCTTGATGAGGCAGAG GGAGCTCAAGCTGGGGATCCCCATCCTGGACGAGGACGGGAACCGGCTGGGGGAGTCGCGGGCGGCTGCCCGCCAGGCGATCGCCCAGGTGGTTGTGTCCCGCATTGGCATGGCCGCCCCTGCCATGG CCATCCCCCCCGTGATCATGAATGCGCTGGAGAAGAGAGCCTTCCTCAAG CGTTACCCCTGGATGAACGCGCCCCTGcaagtggggctggtggggctctG CTTGGTCTTCGCGACGCCGCTGTGCTGCGCCCTCTTCCCGCAGAAAAG ctcgATGCGCGTGAGCCGCTTGGAGCCCGAGGTGCAGGCACGGGTGCGGGAGAAGAGCCCCCGCACGGAGATTGTGTACTTCAACAAGGGCCTGTGA
- the SFXN3 gene encoding sideroflexin-3 isoform X1: protein MAGTLPPHIDLREPRWDQSTFAGRARHFFMVTDPRNLLLSGATLEEARRLVQDYRAGKVSAGVTEDQLWRAKYIYDSAFHPDTGEKMVLVGRMSAQVPMNMTITGCMLTFYRTTPAVLFWQWVNQSFNAIVNYTNRSGDAPITTGQLGTAYVSATTGAVVTALGLKSLTKHLPPIIGRFVPFAAVAAANCINIPLMRQRELKLGIPILDEDGNRLGESRAAARQAIAQVVVSRIGMAAPAMAIPPVIMNALEKRAFLKRYPWMNAPLQVGLVGLCLVFATPLCCALFPQKSTTLNVSRPVSWEGRRRKGGFSLAVSGEWRRLFVLLPVSSLQT, encoded by the exons ATGGCAGGGACACTGCCCCCCCACATCGACCTCCGGGAGCCGCGATGGGACCAGAGCACCTTCGCCGGGCGCGCCCGGCACTTCTTCATGGTCACCGACCCCCGCAACCTGCTGCTGTCGGGCGCCACGCTGGAGGAAGCCCGCCGGCTGGTCCAGGATTACAg GGCCGGGAAGGTGTCCGCAGGCGTGACCGAGGACCAGCTGTGGCGGGCGAAGTACATCTACGACTCGGCTTTCCACCCCGACACGGGCGAGAAGATGGTGTTGGTCGGGCGCATGTCGGCGCAGGTGCCCATGAACATGACCATCACGGGCTGCATGCTCACCTTCTACag GACCACGCCAGCAGTGCTCTTCTGGCAGTGGGTGAACCAGTCATTCAACGCCATCGTGAACTACACCAACCGCAGTGGCGATGCCCCCATCACCACCGG gcagctgggcacgGCCTACGTGAGTGCCACCACGGGTGCGGTGGTGACGGCGCTGGGGCTCAAGTCCCTCACCAAG CACTTGCCGCCCATCATAGGCCGCTTTGTGCCCTTTGCGGCCGTGGCTGCCGCGAACTGCATCAACATCCCCTTGATGAGGCAGAG GGAGCTCAAGCTGGGGATCCCCATCCTGGACGAGGACGGGAACCGGCTGGGGGAGTCGCGGGCGGCTGCCCGCCAGGCGATCGCCCAGGTGGTTGTGTCCCGCATTGGCATGGCCGCCCCTGCCATGG CCATCCCCCCCGTGATCATGAATGCGCTGGAGAAGAGAGCCTTCCTCAAG CGTTACCCCTGGATGAACGCGCCCCTGcaagtggggctggtggggctctG CTTGGTCTTCGCGACGCCGCTGTGCTGCGCCCTCTTCCCGCAGAAAAG CACAACCCTGAATGTCAGCCGCCCCGTGTCCTGGGAAGGTAGAAGGAGGAAAGGAGGATTTTCCCTCGCAGTAAGCGGGGAGTGGCGCCGGCTCTTTGTTCTGCTCCCGGTAAGCAGCTTACAGACTTGA